In the genome of Pseudanabaena mucicola str. Chao 1806, the window TTTTAGAACAAGGTCAAATCGTAGAATCAGGAACTCACGATGAACTGCTACAAAAGTCAGGACGCTACGCTCAATTGCATTCTCGCCAGTTTGATATGATTGGATAAATCTTGATGATGCAAATGAAAACCTTGAAAGTGTCAATTTTGTCGAATTTCTATAAATTTTATCAATAAAATCTATGGTTTATTAATAATTTGGCTATACTCATAAGCAACTTTCAAGCAGTATGTATGTCCTATCAACCTCCTAACAATAACCAAAACTGGCTTTATTTTGCTTTTGGTGCGGGCGCTACTCTCGTTTTGGGCGCGATCATATTTATTGTTCCAAATCTAGTGAAATCATCCCAAAATCCAAGTTCTGGAACTTGGAAGGTAGAAGCTAATGGCGTACCTTCAGGCTCTCAAGCTATTACAATTGTGATTGCTCCTGACGGAAAAATTACTGCTTTGAACCCTCAAAATGAAAAAGAAGCGATTGAGGTAGGTAAGATCACTAAAGTATCTGATGTTGCCACCTTACCCGAAGGCGCAAAGGTGCAGTCAAATCCTTTCGCTAATCAAGCCAATAGAGCAAGGCAATCAGAAGCCAAAACTTACGTTGGCTCTATGAATAGAGGACAACAAGCATATTTTCTTGAAAAGGTAAAATGGGCAAAAACAATTGATGAGATTGGATTAGGAATTAAGTCTGAAACTGAGAACTATCGCTACAGTGTTCAGACTATTGATTCTATTAAGACTGTCAAT includes:
- a CDS encoding type IV pilin-like G/H family protein; the protein is MSYQPPNNNQNWLYFAFGAGATLVLGAIIFIVPNLVKSSQNPSSGTWKVEANGVPSGSQAITIVIAPDGKITALNPQNEKEAIEVGKITKVSDVATLPEGAKVQSNPFANQANRARQSEAKTYVGSMNRGQQAYFLEKVKWAKTIDEIGLGIKSETENYRYSVQTIDSIKTVNTKNYPGITVQTGIAKKEGLRSYLGAVYLSGSSTNDLTTIAILCESNEPTIKEAGMPKFDGKALQCPDGYTSLN